Genomic DNA from Streptomyces caniferus:
GAACCGCCGTCACAGTCCCCGCAGGGCCCGGCGGCGGCGTCCTCTCCGCGCAGGCGGAGGTGAACCGCTAGTGGGCTAGATGTACGTTAGGTAATGATCGTCCTCTCCGCGCAGGCGGAGGTGAACCGCTTTTCATCACGCTCGGCTCGGGTCTGATGGTGTCCTCTCCGCGCAGGCGGAGGTGAACCGGCACGGTCCCTCGACCTCGAGGCCATTGACCTGTCCTCTCCGCGCAGGCGGAGGTGAACCGCTGTCCGAGCGAACCGTCGAGTACCACCTCGGGTCTTCTCCGCGCAGGCGGAGGTGAACCGTTCGGACCGTGATCTGCGGTGACCATGTCGTGGTCTTCTCCGCGCAGGCGGAGGTGAACCGTCCGTCAACGTCGGCCACAGCCACGGCCGCACGTCTTCTCCGCGCAGGCGGAGGTGAACCGTGCCAGTCGGCAGGTTGGGGGTTCATCCGGATGTCTTCTCCGCGCAGGCGGAGGTGAACCGTGGCTGAGCGGGCACGCCCGCATGCCCGCGTGGTCTTCTCCGCGCAGGCGGAGGTGAACCGAGCGATCCCTGCCCGTCGAAGTCGTCGACGCTGTCTTCTCCGCGCAGGCGGAGGTGAACCGTCCGCGGCCGATGCTCGGGACTGCCAGGCGTGGTCTTCTCCGCGCAGGCGGAGGTGAACCGTTGCCGGTGTACCGGGGGGCAGTGCTTGGCGCTGTCCTCTCCGCGCAGGCGGAGGTGAACCGGGCGCCGAAGCGTCCGACCTCGCGAGGATCCTGTCCTCTCCGCGCAGGCGGCGGTGCGCGGTTGCGTGGGCCGGTCAGTGCCTGCGAGAGGCCGTGCGACCCCGGTAGATTCAGACGGGTGCATGACCGGCATTCCTTGAATCACGAATCGGCAAAGCGCTCCTAACACCGCAGGTCGCGAAGGGTGCTCTCCGCGCGAGCGGAGGTGGGCCCGTCCCGGGCGGAAGCTCGCTCCACGAAGTCGCGTGCTCTCCGCGCGAGCGGAGGTGGGCCGCCGCGCCGCGCACCGCGAGCGCCGTCATCGTCGTGCTCTCCGCGCGAGCGGAGGTGGGCCGGTGTTCGCGGCCGTCAATGCCGGCGGTTCGGCGTGCTCTCCGCGCGAGCGGAGGTGGGCCGCCAGGAGACGCCCTGCCTGACAGCTCCAAGAAGTGCTCTCCGCGCGAGCGGAGGTGGGCCGGCTGTCGCGGTGCAGGTGCATGCCGCCGAGCTGTGCTCTCCGCGCGAGCGGAGGTGGGCCGCCGACCCGGGCCCCGCACCCCGGACCGAAAGGGTGCTCTCCGCGCGAGCGGAGGTGGGCCGCGGCCCAGGTCGCCGTCGAGCTGAGGGGTGCGGTGCTCTCCGCGCGAGCGGAGGTGGGCCGACGCCGCAGTCGAACCCCTCGGCGCCGTGGAAGTGCTCTCCGCGCGAGCGGAGGTGGGCCGGGCAAGGGCCGCGGCCGCCGAGGCGGATACCCGTGCTCTCCGCGCGAGCGGAGGTGGGCCGATGGTCTTCGCCGATAACTTGCTCGCTCGTCGGTGCTCTCCGCGCGAGCGGAGGTGGGCCGTCGAGAGTACCCGCGTCAAGTACATCGAGGCCGTGCTCTCCGCGCGAGCGGAGGTGGGCCGATGTCCTCGGCGAGCGCGGCACCCTCGGGCTTGTGCTCTCCGCGCGAGCGGAGGTGGGCCGCATTCCCCAGTTGCGCTACGAACGCCGGGTCAGTGCTCTCCGCGCGAGCGGAGGTGGGCCGACCTGAAGGCGTTGATCGGCCCCGAGTGGATGGTGCTCTCCGCGCGAGCGGAGGTGGGCCGTGGTCGATGGCGCGCACGCATGCCGCGGTGTCGTGCTCTCCGCGCGAGCGGAGGTGGGCCGACGCCTCATGGTGGTGGAACCCCCTCACGGCGGTGCTCTCCGCGCGAGCGGAGGTGGGCCGAGGCGCGGGCGCGAGCCGAGGCGGACCGGATCGTGCTCTCCGCGCGAGCGGAGGTGGGCCGGCCCTGGGCGTCGGCGCGCTGAAGATGGCCCAGTGCTCTCCGCGCGAGCGGAGGTGGGCCGAGATGTCACGCGCCGCCCCACAAGACCGGCCGGTGCTCTCCGCGCGAGCGGAGGTGGGCCGCGGGGCCGGCTGGTGTCGCGGTCGCGGGCGGAGTGCTCTCCGCGCGAGCGGAGGTGGGCCGTTCGGGCTGTCCGGGCAGCGGGCAGCGGTCTAGTGCTCTCCGCGCGAGCGGAGGTGGGCCGGAGCCGTCCTTGCGCTCCCACCAGGAGACCGCGTGCTCTCCGCGCGAGCGGAGGTGGGCCGTTATCGGCGAAGCACATCTTCCGCGCTGCCCGGTGCTCTCCGCGCGAGCGGAGGTGGGCCGGACCTGCGCTGGGCACAGCTGCACCAGGTGCTGTGCTCTCCGCGCGAGCGGAGGTGGGCCGCTGCGGGGTGGCCGCGATGACCTACGAGACGCGTGCTCTCCGCGCGAGCGGAGGTGGGCCGGCCGCGTGGCGGTACGGGAGAGCCGGGTTCTCGTGCTCTCCGCGCGAGCGGAGGTGGGCCGCACCACCATCGCCCTGTCCGCCGCGGCCGCCGGTGCTCTCCGCGCGAGCGGAGGTGGACCGGCCATCGGGCTGGACGCGGTGGGTGCCGTGCTGTGCGCTCCGCGCGAGCGGAGGTGGGCCGTACTCCCGCACGGTCGGATCCCACTTCTCGCCGTGCTCTCCGCGCGAGCGGAGGTGAACCGTGCGAGGTGTGGCTGATCGTCGACGGGACCGTGTGGTCTCCGCGCGAGCAGAGGTGAACCGCCGGGGGTCAGCGAGCGCCGCCGTTGGCGGTGGCCTGCAGTGGACGGCCGCTCGGTCGTCGTGCTGAAGGGCGATATTGCTGTGAGTTCAGCCCCTCTGGCCCAGGACCTCGTAGGGATAGGTGGTGGTGTAGTCCTCTACGGGCATGGCGGCGTGCCTGGCGTAGTCGGCACGGTCGCGTTGGTGTGCTTCGGTGAGGGGCGGGTGCTCGGGCGGGCTCTGAGGCGCAGGCCAGAGCTGGAGGAGGTGGCGCTCGCCCCGGTCACCGAGGCCGGGCTCGCGATTGTCCGTGTGGCAGTGCAGACGCAGGCGCACCCAGGCGCCGCTGTCGGGGGCTGCTGTGATGTGGAGGGGTGGCTGGTCGGCGGGCCAGGCGTCGAGGATGTCGCCGGCGTCGAGCGTCGACAGCTGCACGGGTGAGGTCGTGGTCTGGAGGCTGAGTTCCTCAGCGGGGTCCCAGTCGGGATCGGTCTCGGGCGCCGGCGGGCTGTCGTGCACCTGGAGAGCGATGCGGACGGGGCCGGTGTCGGTGGCGGTCAGGACGATCGCACTGGATTTGCCTGCGGGTCCGCAGTGCCAGCCATAGGGCATCTCGTCGGGGTAGTCGTCGTGCTCGGTGAAGCCGATGAGGTAGCCGCTCTCCCCCACCTCGAAGGTGAAAGATGCTTCACGGACCAGCATGGGTTGACTCCTTCTTGAGCAGGGTGTCTGCCTCCCGGTGACGGAGGGAGGCAGACACCCTGGTCTAGCGCAGTGCGGGGCTGGTCGTCAGGCGATCACGTAGAAGGGGTCGTGGTCCATCACGTGGAACTGACGCCGCCAGTTGGTGATGCCCGCGCCCTGAGCGTCGTTCTCGTTCTTCTTCACCCAGGTGATGGTGCGCTGGCTGGCAGCCAGGTGGGTGCCGCCTTCGTAGGTGGAGGCGAAGGGGTACTCGTCGCAGGAGGTCCGTCCGGCACGGCGCATGTCCGGGGGGACGGGGTGGTTGCAGACGGCCTGGCGGTTCTTGCGCTGCTGGGTGGCGTTGATCATCCAGTGCAGGGGTTTGCCGCCGTTGGGGTCGCCGTAGTGGCCCCCGTGGGAACGGAGTTTGCGGATGCCTTCGGAGATGCGGGGCAGGGTGATCAGATTGATGGCGGTGGGGGCCTCGGTCATGGCGCAGCCGGTGGTGCCGTAGTAGTTGTCGCACCGGTAGACGGCGGAGGCGTAGGAGGTCTTGCCAGAGCTGTAGCCGGGCTTGGTGAAGGTGTAGCCGTAGGTGGTCTTCGCCTTGGGGTTGATCTTCTTCCTGGCGATGGTGCCCGTGGTGTAGTTGACGGTGCCGGAAGCGGCGCTGTCGAGGCTGTGGCCCTGTGGGAAGTGGATGCCGGCCTTGGTACCGCCGCCGGAGGAGGCGGCGATGTTCAGGTGGACGCCCTTGCCGGCGCGGGTGGTCTTCGCTTTGGAGACGGTGAACTTCTCGCTCCAGTTCGCGGAGCTCGCCTTCAGGGTCATCTGGTGCTTGACGTTGAAGTCGGCGGTGCCTTCGATGACGGGTCGGCCGTTGATGACCTTGATGACGTCGACGTGGACGGCGACCCATTCGCACTCGCTGAACCGGTTGATCGTGATCCGGTTGATGGTGCACGAGGCGGCGGCGATGGCGCTGCGGCCCGCAGTGTCTGTCTGGTGGGTGGTCGGGCGGATGGTGACCCGCAGCTGTCCGGCATTGGGCTGAGCAGCCGTGGCGGCAGGTGCGGCTGTTCCCAGCACACTCAGGACCACGGCTCCCGTGGTGAGCAGCTTCGCCAGTTTCAAGTTGTACCCCCTGTGGTGGTCACGGCCGACCAAGGGACCACAGGTCAACTCCGCGCTCCCCCGATCGCGTTGACGGCATCAAAGCACAGGCTCGACACGCGCTGCTCACCTTTTGGTGGACTTTGCTGGAAGGACTCGGGAATCAGCCAAAGTGTCCGGTTCCTGCCGGCAGTGCTCAGCTTCGACGCGCTCCCCGCATCGCGTGGCTGAGTACGCGAACAGGCAACAGGTCCGAGGCGCAGCAGGAGGAGCCCCAGACAGCTCGGCGCGGCTGGGGCCCCGGTGGCCGGGTGGCGGGTTCGGGTCCGTCCAGCCCAGAGAGCCGCTCGGGCGCGGTCACTCAGCGAGGAGCCGGGACGCTAGAGGGCGCGGGGCAGGAACGGTCCGGGGCGGACACTGAACGGGGCGGAACACGGATAGGCCGGACGACGGACATAGCGTCTCGGTCAGGCTGCCGACAGGAGGGCAGATCGGGTCTGGCCTGCCCGCGGGCACGTCCGGAGGGAGCGGCCCGTGCCGCGCCGGTCTCATGGGGCCGGCGTCAAGGTGGTGTTGGTACCTGGACAGCCAGCTGCCACCTTCTGCAGTTTGGTCCGCTCGGCGCGGTCGACCGTCAGCTTCCAGCGGAGCTTCGCGGATACCCAGTCGGCGGCGTAGGTGCACGTCGCGTCCTTGGCCGGCGGCATCCATTCAGCCGGGTCCTTGTCTCCCTTGGTGCGGTTGGGTCCCAGGCTGACGGCGACGAGGCTGCGTTCGCCGCCCAGGTCGTTGGCGTACTGCTCACGGCGCTGGGCGGTCCACTTCGAGGCGCCGGAGTCCCATGCTTCAGCCAGGGGAACCACGTGGTCGATGTCGAGCTTGCGAGCATCGGTGACGGTCTTGTCGTCGTAGTACGAGCGCCAACTACCGCCGGTCAGCTTGCAGCCCTTGCCCTGGCGCGGCTTCTTCACAGCCTCGGCGAGGAGGACTTCCTTGCGGGTGTCGCAACCGTCGTGGTCCTCGTCGGTCCACAGCCGGAACTTGTCCCGCTCGTATCCGCTACGGGATTCGCGGGCCACCTTCAGCCGGCTTATCGAGTCCGACAGAGGCAGGATGCTGTCCTTGCCGTCGGAGGAAGCGCTCGGTTTCGTCGAGGGCGGCTTCGCGTCTTGGTGAGGTGTGCCGGGAGTGCACGCGGCTGCGGAGAGCGTCAGCAGCGTGCAGGCCAGGGCGGTAGCCAGGCGGCGCGCGGAGAACATAAGGCTCCCGGGTCAGGCGAGATGGAGTCAGCGTCATGCGTCTACCCACCACACCTGGTCGCGTCAACCGATGGGGCAAAATGGTCGGGTTGCCCGCGCGCCGCCCCAAGCATCCGAGGAGCGTGTGTGCCACGTCCGGGTGACTTTCACGGTTGTGGCGAACTGTCCAGCGTCGAAGGACGTCTGGCTGACCATGGAAATCTCCGAAGAGCACCTGCGCGAGCCGGGCCTGGTCGTTTTCGACATCACCGCAGTCGACGAAGCGACCGCTACCGAGGCCGCGACCGCGCTCGGCGGGCTGTGGCTCTCCTCGGGGCCCTCCACACCTTGGCGCACCCCGGGGGAACCCGGCGTAACGGTCCGCGCCTACGCAGATCTTCGCCGCGGTCCGTTGCCCCGGGGCGGTCATGGCCCCAGCACCCGCTGAACACTCCGCCGCCAGCCCTCAGCAACGGACGGCCACCGCTTCGGCTCCGGCTCGACGCAGCTTGCGGGCCAGGCGCGTCACCTCGGGCAAGGTCCCCGAGTAGGCGCGAGGTCGCCAAGTACCGGTTGTCCGGCCCAAGAAGCGCAGACGAAGGTGCCCGCGGTGGGCACGCCCCTGGTGTGCCAGCCCAGCACATTCAAGGAATGCGCCACCAGCATTCACAGGATCACGCAAAGCGCTTCCAACGTTGCAGGTCGCGAAGGGTGCTCGCCGCGCGAGCGGAGGTGGACCGGAGCGTAGTTCCTCGATGACGATCCCGGGGTAAGCATGGGCCGGATCTACGCCACCCCCGTGGTCTCCGCGCGAGCGGAGGTGAGCCGCAAACGGCCGCCGGAGACGTCCGTGGAGGCGCGTGGTCTCTGCGCGAGCGGAGGTGAACCGGAGACCGCCGATGCTCTGGTGTCGGCCGAGCAGTGCTCTCCGCGCAGACGGCGGTGGGCCGCGGCAGTCCTCAATGGCATTGTGCGGGCCTGCCCATCGCGGCGACAAAGGTGAGCGGCCGTGCGCCGGTCAGTGCCTGCGAGAGGCCGTGCGGCCCCGGTACATTCAGGCGGGTGCATGACCGGCGTTCCTTGAATCACGAATCGGCAAAGCGCCCCTAACGCCGCAGGTCACGAAGGGGTGCTCTCCGCGCGAGCGGAGGTGAACCGTTCTGGCCCGCCAGCTCCAGCCCGATCTTGGCGGTGCTCTCCGCGCGAGCGGAGGTGAACCGTAGGGGCAACGTCCGACCCGAACGATGCCATCGTGCTCTCCGCGCGAGCGGAGGTGAACCGTCGAAATGGTCTGCGGCCAGATCAGCCATGAGGTGCTCTCCGCGCGAGCGGAGGTGAACCGTTCACGATCTGCGACGACACGGAGCTGCGGGCGTGCTCTCCGCGCGAGCGGAGGTGAACCGGTCGGGGACGGCCCGACCTACCGGTGGTGGCTGTGCTCTCCGCGCGAGCGGAGGTGAACCGGTACTTCGTCAACGGCCAGCGCACCTCGCCGGGTGCTCTCCGCGCGAGCGGAGGTGAACCGCCCCAGATGCCGCCGGCCGCGGCCCACACCCCGTGCTCTCCGCGCGAGCGGAGGTGAACCGGACAAGCTCTACGGCCGCCTGACGAAGGGGGAGCCCTCTCCGCGCGAGCGGAGGTGAACCGAGTCTGGCCCAGGATGCCACCCGCCGGATGTCGTGCTCTCCGCGTGGGCGGAGGTGAGCCGGTAGGTGTAGGCCGCATACTCGGTGCCGGGCGGTGCTCTCCGCGTGGGCGGAGGTGAGCCGTACCAGTAACGGATGCAGTTTCAGATTCAGCAGTGCTCTCCGTGTGGTGGGCGGAGGTGAGCCGGTTCAGGTCCTTCCCATCGACGACATTGACGGGTGCCCTCCGCGCAGGCGGAGGTGAACCGCGAATTCGCCGGTCCCAGCCGTTACCTGGGGTGTGCTCTCCGCACAGGCGGAGCAGGCGGAGCAGCGTTGCTTCTCTTGCACCACAGCGCAAGCCGGGGAACTGCAGCGCCGCACCATCACCCTCACTCCCGCTGAGTCCGCGATGGCCTGGCTGCACAGTCGCCTGGCGAGGGTCTCTTTCGCCGACGTGCCCATGACTGGCCTACTCCTTCGATGTCCAGACGAGGAGCGCGGTCCGGACGCCTTCGACTCCATGGTGGATACCGAGCTGGCCCGCCAAGGAATGCCGGTACTGGGCAGGCTTCCACAGCCTCCTCGCCGCAGCCCGCACCGGACGGTGCGCGACCATCTCCCCGCAGAGCAGCGAGCGTTCGTGATCGAGCAGGGCGCCCAGGTCCGTCGGGGCCTTGGCCCAGCGCGAGCGGACGCAACCGTGTTCCTCACTGCCCTGCGTGAGTACTCAGGGTTCTGATACGGGCAAAGCACCGCGCCCCCGATCCGGTCCGTGGCCGCGTCGGGGGCCAGAACTGACAATGCCCGCCAGAGTCTTCAGGTATCTGCGCCCGGTGCACGGCCTACCAGTCCATGCCCCCCACGGCTCAAATCACGTGGCATTCATAAGCCGAGACGGAGAAAGCCCAGGTCGGACCGGTTCAGCGCATGCACAGCTTGGGCCTTTCGGTGTCAGGCCGGATACCACATCCCACTGCCCGCGACCCGCATCTCCTCCAGCCACATCTGCAGAGCGACTCTGTTCACCTCGGTTACCTGATAGCTCCTGCTACGGACAACCTCCCGCGCCCCTGGCGACCACTCTGCCGTCGCAACGAGCAAGCCTTGCTGCGCACCTTCCCAAGCGACGTCTGCAGCCAGGGCCTTCACCACCACCTTGTCGATCTCTCGCCTCACGCGCTTGCACTGAATGAGGAGCGTGGGTGGCGAGACGTCGGCGGTGAGAGACTCATCCCAGACTCGAATGTCCACTCCGTTGTCGTTCCTTCCGGGCCCGATTTCCACCTGAAATCCCGCCCGATGGAAATACTCGGCAACGAGCCCTTCAAACTTTCTCCAGTGGATCGACCCGATGGCCTCATAGTTGGCGGCCAAATAGTTAACGAAGCGCTGGTCGAAGAATCTTCCATACGAAGCCATTACCGACTCCGACGAGAAAAGTTCGGACAGGTCTAGGATGTCATCCCAATTCCGCCGCAAGCCCAGCACAATCGGACTTCGCGCCGCGCGAAACTGCATCTCATCAACCACAGCAGCGACGGCATCCGCGAAATCCCGGCCGTGGAGGCGCAGGGCTTCCGCTACACACTCACGAGCCCCCACGTCTGGTATCCCATACTCAAGCTGCGGGATGTGCACGGCAGGGAGGTATCGGGTAGCGCGAAATTGGCCTACCAGATCGGAACCTGCTCCCGGAATTGCGCATTCTTTGGAGACTACCCCGGGTCTCACAACACGCTCCATCATGAAGGCGACTGCCCGTGCTACCAGCTCCCCATCTCCGACCCTTTCGGATACGCGCGGAATCACCCCCTGACTAGCAGCGATTGCGCCACGCAACCCAAGACGTTCGAGAGCGCTGCGCCCGAATACCTCATTCACTTGCTTATAGTCAGAGATCGGGAATTCCAGCATCGCCTCACGGACAATATGGCCCAGCTCAACCTCCGTGACGCTGAGTCCTATCCGGATTCCAACAAGTTCCGCAAGCCATTCGAGCAGCGACCGATCGAGAGACCAGTCCCGGGAAGCGCACTTGGAACACATAGCCCCACTCCTCCAGCACCGCGTGACAGCGCCGCTACATCCTGCTCAAAAGCTCAGAATCCGAGCCCATCCGCTCCGCGATAGATCGCACGCGGCGCGACCAGAGTGACGCCCCATCAGGTTCGAGTGATGATACGTCAGCTAAGTCAGCATTGAGTCAGCATGCATCCTGCCAGAGGTGGTGGCAGATGGCGGCACATGCACATGCACCAATCCGCTCCGCATCACCTCTGAGCTGCATAGATGCTGGCCAACCCACTACACCCGCGACATTGCCCCAAACCCGGTGCCAATGGAAGCCGAAGAGGTACTCGGTGGAGCGTCCGCGCTCCCAGAGCGTGCGGGTATGGCGGGTGCGGACGGTGCCTGCCGCGACCGTGACGCCGGGGTCGTCGAAGACGGGCAGGACGGTCTCGATGTAGTCCGGGGCCAGGACGGTGTCCGCGTCGACGGCCAGGACGAGGTCGGTGGTGCACTGCGGAAGGGCGTAGTTCTGGGCCTTGGCCTTGCTGCCGAGATTGCGCGGCGGACGCAGTACGGTGACACCGTGTGAGGCCGCCACCTCGCCCGTACGGTCCGTGGAGGCGTCGTCCACGACCAGGATCCGGTCAGGCCGGACCGTTTGCCGGGCGAGCGACTCCAGTGTGGCCGGCAGCCCCTCCTCCTCGTTGTGAGCGGGCACGATGACGGTGATGGTGTGCAACTCGATTTCCCCCTGTCTTGCGGATCGCGCCGACTACGACCGTGATCAGTCCGATCACGCCGTAGACCATGGTGCTGATGCCGATGAACGGCAGTCCTCCGTGCATGTCACCGACGGTAGCGGCGCGGCGCCTCGCGCAGTTCCGGAGGCCACCTCCTGTGGATAACCCGGCGGGGGGAGGGGGACGGGAAGAGCGTTCAGGAAGCGGACGGCGATTGCGGTGCCGTGTCGCGTTGCTGGTCGAGCAGGCGGGTGCGGAAGAGGTCGAGCACGTCGTCGAGCGCCGCGCGGGTCGGCTGGCCGGGTTCGTCGATGAGGTGCTCGGTCAGCACGGAGTGCGGGGGCAGTACGGCATCGGGATTCGCGGCGTCGTCGTCCAGTTCGACGGCGGTGAACGCGTCACCGAGTTCACGGCGCAGAAAGTCGAACCGATCGCCCGGCACCAGCCGGTCCGAACGGAAGCGCAGCCCCATCACCCCGAGGCCCTCCCGCTCGCAGCGGCCCCGGACAGCGGCGAGGTCCTCGGCGGAGATATCGATGCGTGCGGCCCGGCTCTTGGTGACGGGCAGCGGCAGGGACGGCTGGGACAGAACTGGGGCGATGAGACGCTCATCGGCGGCCATGGCCAAGGCGAAGCCGCCGGTGAGGCACATTCCGACGGCCCCTACGCCCGGGCCGCCGCACCGCTGATGCTCGTGCGCGGCCAGCGCCCGCAGCCAGGTCACCACGGGCGACGCTTTCCCGGTGGCCAGCACGGTGAATTCCCGGCTGACGCACACCTTCCACATCGACGAGGCCGTGTAGAGCCCTGCCTTCAAACGGCCGGCGGATGCGGGGTCGGCATCGCGGCCGGGTGTGCCGAACAGCACCGGGAGGACGGCCGTGCAGCCGATGGCGGCGACGCGTTCCGCGAACCGCAGCACCTTGGGCGTGATGCCGGGTATTTCCGCCATCACGATCACCGCGGGCCCCGTCCCGCGCCGCAGGATCCGACGGGTGGCGCCGTCATGCGTGAAGGTGCTGCGGTCGAATCCGGTCAGGTCGTGATCTGGCATGGGTCTCCGCCGTTCTGGTCGGTGCT
This window encodes:
- a CDS encoding NucA/NucB deoxyribonuclease domain-containing protein, which produces MKLAKLLTTGAVVLSVLGTAAPAATAAQPNAGQLRVTIRPTTHQTDTAGRSAIAAASCTINRITINRFSECEWVAVHVDVIKVINGRPVIEGTADFNVKHQMTLKASSANWSEKFTVSKAKTTRAGKGVHLNIAASSGGGTKAGIHFPQGHSLDSAASGTVNYTTGTIARKKINPKAKTTYGYTFTKPGYSSGKTSYASAVYRCDNYYGTTGCAMTEAPTAINLITLPRISEGIRKLRSHGGHYGDPNGGKPLHWMINATQQRKNRQAVCNHPVPPDMRRAGRTSCDEYPFASTYEGGTHLAASQRTITWVKKNENDAQGAGITNWRRQFHVMDHDPFYVIA
- a CDS encoding HNH endonuclease family protein, with amino-acid sequence MFSARRLATALACTLLTLSAAACTPGTPHQDAKPPSTKPSASSDGKDSILPLSDSISRLKVARESRSGYERDKFRLWTDEDHDGCDTRKEVLLAEAVKKPRQGKGCKLTGGSWRSYYDDKTVTDARKLDIDHVVPLAEAWDSGASKWTAQRREQYANDLGGERSLVAVSLGPNRTKGDKDPAEWMPPAKDATCTYAADWVSAKLRWKLTVDRAERTKLQKVAAGCPGTNTTLTPAP
- a CDS encoding DUF6207 family protein, whose product is MEISEEHLREPGLVVFDITAVDEATATEAATALGGLWLSSGPSTPWRTPGEPGVTVRAYADLRRGPLPRGGHGPSTR
- a CDS encoding restriction endonuclease, with amino-acid sequence MCSKCASRDWSLDRSLLEWLAELVGIRIGLSVTEVELGHIVREAMLEFPISDYKQVNEVFGRSALERLGLRGAIAASQGVIPRVSERVGDGELVARAVAFMMERVVRPGVVSKECAIPGAGSDLVGQFRATRYLPAVHIPQLEYGIPDVGARECVAEALRLHGRDFADAVAAVVDEMQFRAARSPIVLGLRRNWDDILDLSELFSSESVMASYGRFFDQRFVNYLAANYEAIGSIHWRKFEGLVAEYFHRAGFQVEIGPGRNDNGVDIRVWDESLTADVSPPTLLIQCKRVRREIDKVVVKALAADVAWEGAQQGLLVATAEWSPGAREVVRSRSYQVTEVNRVALQMWLEEMRVAGSGMWYPA
- a CDS encoding glycosyltransferase family 2 protein; the encoded protein is MHTITVIVPAHNEEEGLPATLESLARQTVRPDRILVVDDASTDRTGEVAASHGVTVLRPPRNLGSKAKAQNYALPQCTTDLVLAVDADTVLAPDYIETVLPVFDDPGVTVAAGTVRTRHTRTLWERGRSTEYLFGFHWHRVWGNVAGVVGWPASMQLRGDAERIGACACAAICHHLWQDAC
- a CDS encoding dienelactone hydrolase family protein; protein product: MPDHDLTGFDRSTFTHDGATRRILRRGTGPAVIVMAEIPGITPKVLRFAERVAAIGCTAVLPVLFGTPGRDADPASAGRLKAGLYTASSMWKVCVSREFTVLATGKASPVVTWLRALAAHEHQRCGGPGVGAVGMCLTGGFALAMAADERLIAPVLSQPSLPLPVTKSRAARIDISAEDLAAVRGRCEREGLGVMGLRFRSDRLVPGDRFDFLRRELGDAFTAVELDDDAANPDAVLPPHSVLTEHLIDEPGQPTRAALDDVLDLFRTRLLDQQRDTAPQSPSAS